gtcacgtcctcaaagtagctcagaggacggatattgatgctggatgtagattcagtgagtggtgacagtgaggggtagttaagaagaaactggttgtgatcctctgtgtgtgacagcagcttcatctcagcgtctctcctcttcagctcagtgatctcctgctccagcttctcctgaagctctttgactcgactcacttcacttttctgctgggatctgacctgctgcttcacatcacagcttcttttctccatgagacggatcagctcggtgaagatcttctcactgtcctccactgctttatcagcggagcgattgacagcctccacctcctgttggagcagcttcacatctttctctctgtcctggatcctctgctggatgttgagtcgactcacctccagctctctctgcctctcggtcctttctgctgcagctgagacggtgtcgtggcctttatgttcatccacagagcagagataacagatacactgctgatcagtacgacagaacatcttcatcaactcgtcgtgacgagagcagatgttctcctggagcttcttggagggctccaccagcttgtgtttctttaacggagctgagtcataatgacgctggaggtgtttctcacagtaagaggccagacacaccagacaggacttgaaggctttcagtttcctcccagtgcagacatcacaggccacatcttcaggtccagcatagcagtgatcagcaggagcagcttggagtccagtcttcttcagttcctccactaaaactgctaacatggtgtttttcagcaggacaggcctcagtgtgaaggtctgcctacactgagggcagctgtagatcttcttctcatcctctccatcccagaagcttttgatacagttcatgcagtagctgtgtccacaggaagtagtcaccggatccttcagtagatccagacataTCGAACAAGAGAATgactctctctccagctgaactcctttctgcgccatttcacctctcagtagcaacgactgtctgagtttcacttcctgagaaccgacactagtttgagctctgatgtaatcatcatgtgttatgttggttacacccaccttcaaactgtcgatctgaaggggagggaacaaggaaataagaGGACCGAGTGTAGCagtctgtgtttgagagcaggaagaggagggaggagttatcAAGCTATGAATCATTCCAGGACGAGGAGCAGCACGACTGACTAcgtcccaaatcacatacttttcctttttacttctagtacactgcagctgcccttacaaagtacatactgtaagTCTCCTAGGCAActagtgtagtaataataataataatttatataacacttgtcaaacttaagtacaaagttctttccagattaaaagatttacagaaaagaaatgaaaaaataaatctaaatctcaTGTAACAGCggggcagctaagctgaaatattcataacaattgtgcattttgcgataaaagcaacaaattacgcacagatgtaggtttatatgtcacgaaaatatatagatatcggggcgctgccaATTCGGCCCCTGACGGACGCGGCAGCCATTTTCCGAAATGGCCGCAAAATAGGTTTTCCAAaacgttgcagaaaactgattttacgactcttgatgatttccaaggtgcgttcaagctgatgagatcagatgtcagaagatcg
This portion of the Sebastes fasciatus isolate fSebFas1 chromosome 1, fSebFas1.pri, whole genome shotgun sequence genome encodes:
- the LOC141777646 gene encoding tripartite motif-containing protein 16-like; the encoded protein is MAQKGVQLERESFSCSICLDLLKDPVTTSCGHSYCMNCIKSFWDGEDEKKIYSCPQCRQTFTLRPVLLKNTMLAVLVEELKKTGLQAAPADHCYAGPEDVACDVCTGRKLKAFKSCLVCLASYCEKHLQRHYDSAPLKKHKLVEPSKKLQENICSRHDELMKMFCRTDQQCICYLCSVDEHKGHDTVSAAAERTERQRELEVSRLNIQQRIQDREKDVKLLQQEVEAVNRSADKAVEDSEKIFTELIRLMEKRSCDVKQQVRSQQKSEVSRVKELQEKLEQEITELKRRDAEMKLLSHTEDHNQFLLNYPSLSPLTESTSSINIRPLSYFEDVTAAVSEVRDKLQDVLREKWTNVSQTGTEVDVLLSQPEPKTRAGFLQYSREITLDPNTAYTQLLLSKGNRKVTFMIQQQSYPSHPDRFTDCYQVLSRESLTGRCYWEVERGGRGVYVAVAYKSIRRAGWCDECYFGYNDKSWALDCNQNSYIFLYNSIQTPVSGPPSSRVGVYLDHSAGILSFYSVSETMTLLHRVQTTFTEPLYAGFRLFGYDGVTAELCKLK